One region of Nitrospinaceae bacterium genomic DNA includes:
- the pilD gene encoding type 4 prepilin-like proteins leader peptide-processing enzyme encodes METALSLPFPFAVSAAFLLGLVIGSFSNACIYRLPKQESVVFPASRCTSCNTPIKAVDNIPVLSYLLLRGKCRACGQKISIAYPLIEIVTGLLFVAVVVKFGISWESLIYAIVCPALVIITVIDFQHQIIPDRITLPGIIFGLGAGSYLVGMINSGLGFLLGGGLFYLLAVLTQGRGMGGGDVKFIAGAGALLGWQQVLLVIFLAAVLGSVIGLALMAAQKKDRKSQIPFGPFLVLGTLAAIFFGEDLIRLYLTTVTSQF; translated from the coding sequence ATGGAAACAGCTTTATCTCTCCCCTTTCCTTTTGCCGTGTCCGCCGCTTTTTTATTGGGTCTGGTTATCGGAAGTTTTTCCAATGCATGCATCTACCGGCTTCCTAAACAGGAATCGGTGGTTTTTCCTGCTTCCCGCTGCACCTCCTGCAACACGCCCATAAAGGCGGTAGACAATATACCGGTCTTAAGTTATCTTTTGCTGAGAGGCAAATGCAGGGCCTGCGGTCAGAAAATTTCGATCGCCTACCCCTTAATTGAGATCGTGACCGGGTTGCTGTTCGTAGCGGTTGTCGTTAAATTCGGGATTTCCTGGGAATCTCTGATCTACGCCATTGTTTGCCCGGCTTTGGTCATAATCACGGTGATCGATTTCCAGCACCAGATCATTCCTGATCGCATCACCCTTCCTGGAATTATTTTCGGTCTGGGAGCCGGAAGTTATCTGGTGGGGATGATCAACTCGGGCCTGGGATTTTTACTGGGGGGTGGATTATTTTATTTACTCGCGGTGTTAACGCAGGGACGGGGCATGGGAGGCGGAGACGTCAAGTTCATCGCGGGAGCAGGGGCCTTACTGGGGTGGCAACAGGTGCTACTGGTTATTTTCCTGGCCGCCGTCCTGGGGTCGGTGATCGGCCTGGCTCTAATGGCCGCGCAAAAAAAGGACCGTAAAAGCCAGATTCCATTCGGGCCTTTTCTGGTCCTCGGAACCCTCGCCGCCATTTTTTTCGGCGAGGACCTGATTCGCCTGTATTTGACGACAGTCACCAGTCAATTCTGA
- the recA gene encoding protein RecA: MGSNDRDKALELAFGQIEKQFGKGSIMKLGQAESLKDISVISTGSISLDSALGVGGVPRGRIVEIYGPEGSGKTSLTLHIIAEAQKAGGVAAFIDAEHALDPKYANDLGVDLDNLLLSQPDTGEQTLEIAEVLVRSGAVDVIVVDSVAALVPKAELDGDMGDSHMGLQARLMSQAMRKLTGVISKSKTCLIFINQIRMKIGVMFGNPETTTGGNALKFYSSVRMDIRRIAALKDGDQVIGNRTRVKIVKNKVAPPFRNCEFDIRYGEGIAKTSDLLDQAVAQEIISKSGTWFSYNEHRIGQGRENARKFLEDDPKMYFEIETKLREKLGLPLPEAPAPQPEEADSQDTKGKKAAKSA, encoded by the coding sequence ATGGGGTCAAACGATAGAGATAAAGCCCTTGAACTGGCATTTGGTCAAATAGAAAAACAGTTCGGCAAGGGTTCCATCATGAAACTGGGCCAGGCTGAAAGCCTGAAAGACATTTCGGTTATTTCCACCGGGTCCATATCGCTGGACAGCGCGCTCGGCGTTGGCGGCGTTCCCCGGGGACGCATCGTCGAGATTTACGGACCGGAAGGTTCGGGAAAAACCAGCCTCACCCTGCACATCATTGCCGAAGCGCAAAAAGCCGGAGGTGTGGCGGCGTTCATCGATGCGGAACATGCCCTGGACCCAAAGTACGCCAATGACCTGGGTGTCGATCTCGACAACCTGCTCCTTTCCCAACCGGACACAGGCGAGCAAACGCTGGAAATCGCAGAAGTCCTGGTGCGCAGCGGCGCCGTCGATGTGATCGTCGTGGACTCCGTGGCGGCGCTGGTTCCCAAGGCAGAACTGGATGGCGACATGGGCGACTCTCACATGGGGCTACAGGCACGGCTCATGTCGCAGGCCATGCGCAAACTGACGGGGGTGATCAGCAAATCGAAAACCTGTCTGATTTTCATCAACCAGATCCGCATGAAGATCGGAGTGATGTTCGGCAACCCTGAAACCACAACAGGCGGGAACGCGCTCAAGTTTTATTCCTCGGTTCGCATGGATATCCGGCGCATCGCCGCCCTTAAAGATGGCGACCAGGTGATCGGCAACCGGACCCGGGTGAAAATCGTCAAGAACAAGGTCGCCCCACCCTTCCGTAATTGCGAGTTCGATATCCGTTACGGCGAGGGCATTGCTAAAACCAGCGACCTGCTGGATCAGGCCGTGGCTCAGGAAATCATTTCGAAAAGCGGCACCTGGTTCTCTTACAATGAACATCGAATCGGACAGGGACGCGAAAACGCGCGCAAGTTCCTTGAGGACGACCCAAAAATGTACTTTGAAATTGAAACAAAACTCAGGGAAAAACTCGGTCTTCCACTGCCTGAAGCGCCCGCGCCTCAGCCGGAGGAAGCCGACTCTCAAGACACCAAGGGGAAAAAAGCGGCTAAGTCCGCATGA
- a CDS encoding 2'-5' RNA ligase → MCDLRLFLAIDIPNSARGKITAVQSFYKTLNLDASWVKPSNMHLTVKFLGNTQPGLIPKIKERIARITKTTPVFSIKLRNVGAFPNLSRPRVLWVGVEETEGRLDSLKEKIELEMMHLGFPADHKKTVHHLTLGRIKSRKGVEGLKKAVESSQRIDIEPFDVSSVQLIKSALTPKGSIYTVQEEFVFNESISRQ, encoded by the coding sequence GTGTGCGATTTAAGGTTGTTTCTCGCCATTGATATTCCGAACTCTGCCAGGGGAAAAATTACCGCGGTACAGAGCTTTTATAAAACCTTGAATCTGGACGCCTCCTGGGTCAAACCGTCCAACATGCACCTGACCGTCAAGTTTTTGGGAAACACGCAACCCGGTTTGATCCCGAAGATAAAAGAACGCATTGCGAGAATCACCAAAACGACACCGGTTTTTTCCATAAAACTGCGGAATGTGGGAGCGTTTCCCAATCTTTCCCGCCCCCGGGTTTTATGGGTTGGCGTTGAGGAAACGGAAGGCCGGCTCGATTCTTTGAAAGAAAAGATAGAACTGGAAATGATGCATCTTGGCTTTCCTGCGGACCACAAAAAAACGGTGCATCATCTGACCCTCGGGCGCATCAAGTCACGTAAAGGTGTGGAAGGTTTGAAAAAGGCCGTTGAGTCCAGTCAACGTATCGACATAGAGCCGTTTGACGTATCATCGGTCCAGTTAATAAAAAGTGCATTGACGCCAAAAGGTTCTATCTATACTGTTCAGGAAGAATTCGTCTTTAACGAGTCGATCTCTCGTCAATAA
- the lipM gene encoding octanoyltransferase LipM, with translation MEMWRLIKDGPGDGALNMATDRAILAACDEGKAPPTLRLYGWKEPTLTVGYSQNSNRDIDLDRCQSLGIPVIDRPTGGRALLHDKELTYSLVAPIPHPQFPSSLRASFKVISGALLFSLDQLGIQNTAMAEVRKTSANGRSPSCFSSLNHCEIIVNNKKLIGSAQRRKSRSFLQHGSLWMDCDRALMNSLFRFDLPKMRKANLEILARHTVSLNQLLEREVRFDEVELAFCAGFMRALPGEWERGKLSAYEMNLRDLYLSQLLSQKDE, from the coding sequence TTGGAAATGTGGCGGCTGATCAAAGATGGACCGGGTGACGGCGCCCTGAATATGGCCACAGACCGGGCGATTCTCGCGGCCTGCGATGAAGGCAAGGCGCCTCCAACATTGCGTCTGTATGGCTGGAAAGAGCCGACCCTGACGGTCGGGTATTCCCAGAACAGCAACCGGGACATCGACCTGGACCGTTGTCAATCCCTGGGAATTCCCGTCATTGACCGGCCCACAGGAGGGAGAGCCCTTCTGCACGACAAGGAGTTGACCTACAGTCTGGTGGCGCCCATCCCGCACCCACAGTTTCCTTCCAGCCTGCGCGCTTCCTTTAAAGTGATTTCTGGGGCGCTTTTGTTTTCCCTCGATCAGCTGGGCATTCAGAATACAGCGATGGCCGAAGTTCGCAAGACTTCCGCGAATGGAAGATCGCCTTCCTGTTTTTCATCGTTGAATCATTGTGAAATAATCGTTAATAATAAAAAGTTGATCGGAAGCGCCCAACGCAGAAAGAGCCGGTCGTTTCTTCAGCATGGGTCTTTGTGGATGGATTGTGACCGGGCGCTGATGAACTCCCTGTTTCGCTTCGACCTGCCGAAAATGCGGAAAGCCAATCTGGAAATTCTTGCGCGTCACACCGTTTCCTTAAATCAACTGCTCGAAAGAGAAGTGAGGTTCGATGAGGTGGAGCTGGCATTTTGCGCGGGATTCATGCGGGCATTGCCAGGTGAATGGGAACGCGGAAAATTAAGCGCCTATGAGATGAATCTGCGTGACCTTTATTTAAGTCAATTATTAAGTCAAAAGGATGAGTGA